A window of the Besnoitia besnoiti strain Bb-Ger1 chromosome VI, whole genome shotgun sequence genome harbors these coding sequences:
- a CDS encoding hypothetical protein (encoded by transcript BESB_068390) — translation MKLPGFLRAYRGAYSLPEGEDADWNTYTIFPAQSSVAANVVRRFERGIRLALGGALVYVLSMIDIPSLDYSFRYVAPFVYWVVAALTPPFWSTIPLLVFAGLFCIVCVCGCVSALLSLMTLGDPQGKIASVIMYGVFMAWALGLNVGKKKEMTIIGSYILMYVMPLASLIALPYAVGGVSIPISPEMIDQMKGVLESASPKVMQLLVHALAAYFGEDPAVLQAFVTKFFSDPRFVNLIILKINTQTHAGLPLFPWTQKLDPVVVMQTLIKALFTLFPGDKVLDFHFKIENLDKLDTDFGWLQGAPCSVYGTLNSGILVSVETGLWLVKVLWTAEGRLGFLRNLLAFACLGYSIWVLVMITPPIHRQRDVVRRDMADCTININRCLRATREVLHCLEGTRGMDKTGRGRESGSSLPGSPCDRDARTSLRGGARGSNNNARGGGMHKQGSRPMDQDLEAGRMYIPSSPARRGQSSSSYIKALSFSSAKFVEAAVPLKQSIIKLHEDQKRVLMSGMEPYLISAGPMVFVVREVNEVRERLLQCSAYVQQLCRVLFDVVRSSVVNSEFSIWTPTMYKIEAIIAKAEEVYQTCGELIMMQPARVFRKKHHATVDGKLAHLKRLELELAALHKEINELANEATDKVFHEFGDPYSATDEESSSRAPSPRADPLVDDRTPSPLNAAGPVETRDTEAGSPGARLSQPEGQFGAVPPAASGTCLGASKEGSQVSGRQSQLFSQSNSADTAWKQQGEGEATGAVVDSEGGLVEMASLKKNESLAEEEGADPTRAAKARRSPSHMHLRYEAKAQHPLASLDQKEARNVSKTMDHMPLSMALVAKFHATYKEPVALVKAVEALHVAQRRRSWKNLMMNLAFPLLPMLVHAGRLTVTPFQQLLFWRKKWRGPDAWWRDPEFWYLVKYFVPLMLLFSFAVFYKDFSQYTWGQQLATDPNILDFCTQGITTRAVPWIMLGFLTCLQPTYNGTVFRGLNRMIGILFGSGTAWIVMYVCGHSVAKIVCFSSCLLFLDIFLTTDWKNPNYGFHSVWGYAGMVFTYTHALIIGLAFESLGGLTGSRDYLTVTRIVSNLLGILLALVVAHIPPVCSGNNAASELYGDSLKCCALAVDKAVQYLLEASDHANSATKGRSSSHLLPCGSSRVAGSQQAGAVAPSDSRSSAYFGTKAHAAAAGAVTVAAAAQNTVPLINADAADERSALASSGGANSAGSRPKGASTCDTGKRLDSVQTRVGDESDTGGAAATDDKDVPEDSLQEALRILRGPAAEYLDAGQRFYKEGCNQLWYFPWRTNPVLDEVYLAVGSMRKRNENMCDLLKAFMTEGYSVDERVSAFADEASAEANEEDKSPHQFSPLLVNTAATPTEQRPGNLQAVDEVVNETEVEDTKKKESGSPPAIPVRSIANPEKAPRFGHKRKGSLYVLKEGNAAAITELFKTKSGAQLRRELATAVQALKELTDAVVMELKIVVPTTVDRFMARLSGAKTDTQIEPDLPDVVHERCRDQVETAFSYLTLTLANCLVEHRMQFEDSVARRRAAAFTVMATIYYLDIQKRSLDTIHESLVARRGNSPQEGWCSWCCRPGMETLGID, via the exons ATGAAACTACCGGGGTTCCTTCGGGCATACCGGGGGGCATATAGCCTCCCGGAAGGGGAGGACGCTGACTGGAATACTTACACGATTTTTCCGGCGCAGTCATCAGTCGCAGCGAATGTCGTTCGAAGGTTTGAACGAGGCATCCGTTTGGCATTAGGTGGGGCATTGGTGTATGTTCTGTCCATGATTGATATCCCCTCGTTAGATTACTCTTTTAGATATGTTGCTCCGTTCGTCTACTGGGTCGTTGCCGCTCTCACACCGCCGTTCTGGAGCACGATCCCGCTCTTGGTATTTGCTGGGTTATTTTGcatcgtctgcgtctgtggGTGTGTAAGCGCACTGTTGAGCTTGATGACGCTGGGCGATCCACAGGGGAAGATCGCATCCGTGATAATGTACGGCGTGTTCATGGCATGGGCGCTGGGCTTGAATGTTGGCAAGAAAAAAGAGATGACCATCATTGGCTCGTACATTTTGATGTACGTCATGCCGCTTGCATCGCTTATCGCCCTACCCTACGCCGTGGGGGGAGTGTCGATCCCTATTAGCCCGGAGATGATCGATCAGATGAAAGGCGTCCTCGAAAGCGCGTCTCCGAAGGTCATGCAACTGCTTGTCCACGCACTGGCTGCATACTTTGGGGAAGACCCCGCGGTATTGCAGGCCTTCGTCACCAAGTTTTTTTCTGATCCGAGGTTCGTTAATCTGATCATTCTGAAAATTAACACACAGACGCACGCCGGGCTGCCTCTCTTCCCGTGGACCCAAAAGCTTGACCCCGTCGTCGTCATGCAAACGTTAATTAAAGCACTCTTCACTCTCTTCCCCGGGGACAAAGTCCTCGACTTCCATTTCAAAATAGAAAACCTCGACAAACTTGACACGGATTTCGGCTGGCTCCAGGGCGCACCGTGCAGTGTGTACGGCACGCTCAATTCAGGCATCCTCGTGTCTGTGGAGACGGGCCTTTGGTTGGTCAAGGTTCTCTGGACTGCTGAGGGACGACTGGGCTTCCTCCGCAATCTCCTAGCATTTGCCTGTCTAGGGTATTCCATATGGGTCCTCGTAATGATTACTCCGCCGATTCATCGACAGCGTGATGTCGTCCGGCGCGATATGGCAGACTGTACCATCAACATCAACAG ATGCCTTCGCGCGACCCGGGAGGTGCTTCACTGCCTGGAAGGGACTCGCGGAATGGACAAAACTGGTAGAGGGCGGGAGTCCGGTTCGTCGCTGCCGGGCTCCCCATGCGACCGTGACGCCCGAACGAGCCTACGGGGGGGCGCGAGAGGGAGTAACAACAACGCCCGTGGAGGCGGCATGCACAAGCAGGGCTCGCGCCCGATGGATCAAGACTTAGAAGCCGGTCGAATGTACATACCCTCGTCTCCTGCGCGAAGGGGGCAGTCGAGCTCGTCGTACATCAAGGCGCTCTCCTTCTCATCAGCGAAATTCGTCGAGGCCGCAGTACCGCTGAAGCAGTCTATCATCAAACTGCATGAGGATCAGAAACGGGTACTGATGTCCGGAATGGAGCCGTATTTGATCAGTGCGGGTCCGATGGTGTTTGTAGTAAGAGAAGTAAACGAGGTCCGCGAGCGGCTTCTGCAGTGCTCGGCATACGTGCAGCAGCTCTGCAGGGTTCTCTTCGATGTGGTCCGGAGCAGTGTTGTCAATAGTGAATTTTCCATTTGGACGCCGACGATGTACAAGATTGAAGCAATCATCGCGAAGGCTGAAGAAGTATACCAGACGTGCGGAGAACTGATCATGATGCAGCCGGCGAGGGTATTCCGTAAGAAGCACCACGCAACTGTGGACGGGAAACTCGCACACCTGAAGCGGTTGGAGCTGGAGCTGGCGGCCCTTCACAAGGAAATCAACGAGCTTGCGAACGAAGCGACCGACAAAGTATTCCACGAATTCGGGGATCCGTATTCGGCCACCGACGAGGAGTCGTCAAGCCGAGCTCCGTCACCGAGGGCAGATCCGCTGGTCGACGATCggacgccctcgcctctgAACGCAGCGGGACCGGTGGAGACACGGGACACTGAAGCCGGTAGTCCCGGCGCGAGGCTTTCCCAGCCTGAAGGGCAGTTCGGGGCGGtgccgccagctgcgtccGGAACTTGTCTCGGAGCCTCGAAAGAAGGCTCGCAGGTCTCTGGACGGCAATCTCAACTGTTTTCTCAGTCCAACTCAGCAGACACGGCATGGAAGCAGCAAGGTGAGGGCGAAGCCACTGGAGCAGTTGTCGACAGCGAAGGTGGCTTGGTCGAAATGGCGTCACTAAAGAAGAACGAGAGTCTagcagaggaagagggagCTGATCCtacgcgggcggcgaaggcgcggcggagcccgtCTCATATGCACCTCAGGtacgaggcgaaggcgcagcaccCTTTGGCTTCTCTGGACCAGAAGGAGGCCAGAAACGTCAGTAAAACAATGGATCACATGCCGCTCTCTATGGCACTTGTCGCTAAGTTTCATGCGACATACAAAGAGCCAGTTGCTCTGGTGAAGGCGGTCGAGGCTTTGCAcgtggcgcagcggcgcagatcGTGGAAAAACCTGATGATGAACTTGGCGTTTCCGCTACTCCCGATGCTGGTGCATGCTGGACGATTGACGGTTACGCCTTTCCAGCAGCTCCTGTTTTGGCGCAAGAAATGGCGAGGCCCGGATGCGTGGTGGCGGGATCCAGAATTCTGGTATCTCGTAAAGTACTTCGTTCCCTTGATGCTACTTTTCTCCTTCGCAGTCTTCTACAAAGATTTCTCCCAGTACACGTGGG GTCAGCAACTCGCAACAGATCCCAACATCCTCGATTTCTGCACTCAGGGCATCACGACACGAGCAGTGCCATGGATAATGCTAGGCTTCCTCACTTGTCTGCAGCCGACATATAACGGGACGGTCTTCCGGGGTCTGAATCGTATGATCGGTATTCTCTTTGGGTCCGGTACCGCGTGGATCGTCATGTACGTTTGCGGTCATAGCGTGGCGAAGATCGTGTGTTTCAGCAGTTGTCTGCTTTTCCTCGATATCTTCCTGACGACTGACTGGAAAAATCCGAACTACGGATTCCATTCAGTTTGGGGCTATGCCGGCATGGTCTTCACCTACACCCACGCTCTTATCATTGGCCTTGCTTTCGAGTCTCTAGGCGGCCTGACTG GATCGCGAGACTATCTTACGGTGACGCGCATTGTCTCCAATCTGCTCGGCATTTTGCTTGCCCTGGTGGTGGCGCATATACCACCGGTATGCAGCGGAAACAATGCCGCGTCAGAACTCTACGGTGATTCGCTAAAGTGCTGCGCACTTGCCGTGGATAAGGCCGTTCAGTATTTGCTGGAGGCTTCGGACCACGCAAATTCCGCAACGAAGGGTCGTTCCAGTTCGCATTTGCTTCCCTGTGGTTCAAGCAGAGTGGCTGGTTCCCAGCAGGCGGGAGCCGTTGCCCCGTCTGATTCTCGCAGTAGTGCCTATTTCGGCACGAAGGCtcacgctgcagctgcaggtgCAGTgactgtcgctgctgcagcacaaAATACTGTCCCTCTTATCAACGCGGATGCGGCAGACGAGCGCTCAGCCCTGGCGTCGTCAGGTGGTGCAAATAGTGCAGGGAGCCGACCCAAGGGCGCTAGCACCTGCGACACGGGGAAACGGTTGGACAGTGTTCAGACACGTGTCGGCGACGAAAGCGATACAGGcggtgcagcagcgacggaTGATAAAGA TGTTCCCGAGGATTCCCTGCAGGAGGCTTTGAGAATCCTCAGAGGACCAGCAGCCGAGTATCTGGATGCGGGGCAGCGTTTTTACAAGGAGGGGTGCAACCAGTTGTGGTATTTCCCATGGCGAACAAATCCAGTCCTGGATGAAGTATATCTGGCAGTGGGAAGCATGAGGAAACGGAACGAAAACATGTGTGACTTGCTCAAGGCCTTCATGACGGAAGGGTATAGTGTTGACGAGCGTGTGTCCGCATTCGCTGATGAGGCGAGTGCTGAGGCAAATGAAGAAGACAAGTCGCCGCATCAGTTTTCTCCACTGCTCGTGAATACCGCAGCAACTCCTACTGAGCAGCGCCCCGGAAACCTCCAGGCGGTTGATGAGGTGGTCAACGAAACCGAAGTCGAGGATacaaagaaaaaagagagtGGGTCCCCACCGGCGATTCCCGTGCGTTCTATTGCTAACCCGGAGAAAGCACCACGTTTTGGACACAAGAGGAAAGGAAGCCTTTACGTCTTGAAAGAAGGGAATGCGGCAGCTATCACGGAGTTGTTCAAGACAAAATCCG GTGCCCAGCTTCGGCGCGAACTGGCGACTGCTGTTCAAGCTCTAAAAGAACTGACGGATGCGGTTGTGATGGAGTTGAAAATTGTTGTCCCTACCACTGTTGATCGATTCATGGCACGCCTAAGTGGCGCAAAGACGGACACGCAGATCGAGCCGGATTTGCCCGATGTG GTCCACGAGAGATGTCGTGACCAAGTGGAAACTGCGTTCAGTTACTTAACGCTGACGTTGGCCAACTGCCTGGTAGAACATCGTATGCAGTTCGAAGACAGTGtagcgcgcagacgcgcagctgcgttcACGGTGATGGCGACGATCTACTACCTCGATATTCAGAAGCGCTCTCTTGATACCATCCACGAGTCACTTGTCGCTCGTCGAGGAAACAGTCCACAAGAGGGTTGGTGTTCGTGGTGCTGTAGACCAGGGATGGAGACCCTTGGCATTGACTAA